The Streptomyces nitrosporeus genome includes a window with the following:
- the leuA gene encoding 2-isopropylmalate synthase, with product MPHHRYRPAHDRVALPLADRSWPSARLTEAPLWVPVDLRDGNQALAEPMDTTRKRRMFDLLVAMGFKEIEVGYPSASETDFGFVRHLAESGAVPDDVTVSVFTPARRDLIDRTVESVAGLPRTLVHLYTATAPVWRDVVLARSRAGLHAMILDAATHLMRRAEERPGADIRFEFSPEVFNLTEPDFVLEVCDSLTGLWEACADRPVVHNLPATVEIATPNVYADQIEYMHRHLARRDAVILSVHPHNDRGTGVACAELAVLAGAQRVEGCLFGNGERTGNVDLVTLALNLYAQGVNPMIDFSDIDAVREVVEHCNRLPVHPRHPYGGELVHTAFSGTHQDAISKGLARHAERAAAEGVPADALAWEVPYLPIDPGDIGRTYEEVIRINSQSGKGGIAHMLRSRYGLDLPSAMRPDFSREVQRVADATGRELSAEELWELFRATYLAPAGGGRVEMLSWSTAEPAPGAHEFSCVLRADGREYSGKGAGNGPLAALTDALRTAGVTVGILGYSEHSTAAGPDSPAVAYVRCQVAGASSDPVVAWGAGWDTSVLTASVRSVLAAVNRALGDRP from the coding sequence ATGCCGCACCACCGTTACCGCCCGGCCCATGACCGGGTGGCCCTGCCCCTGGCCGACCGCTCCTGGCCGTCGGCCCGGCTGACCGAGGCCCCGCTGTGGGTGCCGGTGGACCTGCGGGACGGCAACCAGGCGCTGGCCGAGCCCATGGACACCACGCGCAAGCGCCGGATGTTCGACCTCCTGGTCGCCATGGGCTTCAAGGAGATCGAGGTCGGTTACCCGTCCGCCAGTGAGACCGACTTCGGCTTCGTCCGGCACCTGGCGGAGAGCGGCGCGGTACCGGACGACGTGACGGTGTCGGTCTTCACCCCTGCCCGCCGGGACCTGATCGACCGCACGGTCGAGTCGGTCGCGGGGCTCCCGCGCACGCTCGTCCACCTCTACACGGCCACCGCGCCCGTCTGGCGCGATGTGGTCCTGGCCCGGTCCCGGGCCGGGCTGCACGCGATGATCCTGGACGCCGCCACGCATCTGATGCGGCGCGCGGAGGAACGGCCGGGCGCGGACATCCGGTTCGAGTTCTCCCCTGAGGTCTTCAACCTGACCGAGCCGGACTTCGTGCTGGAGGTGTGCGACAGCCTGACCGGGCTGTGGGAGGCGTGCGCGGACCGGCCGGTCGTCCACAACCTCCCGGCCACGGTGGAGATCGCCACCCCCAACGTGTACGCCGACCAGATCGAGTACATGCACCGCCATCTGGCCCGCCGGGACGCGGTGATCCTCTCCGTCCACCCGCACAACGACCGGGGCACCGGGGTCGCCTGCGCGGAACTCGCCGTACTGGCCGGTGCGCAGCGCGTCGAGGGCTGCCTGTTCGGCAACGGTGAGCGTACGGGGAACGTCGACCTCGTCACCCTGGCGCTCAACCTGTACGCCCAGGGGGTGAACCCGATGATCGACTTCTCCGACATCGACGCCGTACGGGAGGTGGTGGAGCACTGCAACCGCCTCCCGGTGCACCCCCGCCACCCCTACGGCGGGGAGCTGGTCCACACCGCGTTCTCGGGTACCCATCAGGACGCGATCTCCAAGGGGCTGGCCCGTCACGCGGAGCGTGCCGCCGCAGAGGGCGTGCCGGCGGACGCCCTGGCGTGGGAGGTGCCGTACCTGCCCATCGACCCGGGTGACATCGGGCGGACGTACGAGGAGGTCATCCGCATCAACTCCCAGTCGGGCAAGGGCGGGATCGCCCATATGCTGCGGTCCCGGTACGGACTGGACCTCCCTTCGGCCATGCGCCCCGACTTCTCCCGGGAGGTGCAGCGGGTCGCCGACGCGACCGGCCGGGAGCTCTCCGCCGAGGAGCTGTGGGAGCTGTTCCGAGCCACGTACCTCGCTCCCGCCGGGGGCGGCCGGGTCGAGATGCTCTCCTGGAGCACCGCCGAACCGGCGCCGGGCGCACATGAGTTCAGCTGTGTGCTGCGTGCCGACGGCCGGGAGTACTCCGGCAAGGGTGCGGGCAACGGTCCGCTCGCCGCCCTCACCGACGCCCTGCGCACGGCCGGTGTCACCGTCGGCATCCTCGGTTACTCGGAGCACTCGACGGCCGCGGGGCCGGACAGCCCTGCCGTCGCCTATGTCCGGTGCCAGGTCGCCGGCGCCTCCTC
- a CDS encoding FadR/GntR family transcriptional regulator — protein MSPSGSGGLGVLRPSPLVEQATERLREQITGGAWPVGTKLPGETTLAASLGVGRSTVREALRALAGAGLVQARQGAGVFVIATEAQEDWATQLRRAAVTDVYEVRMLIEVEAAQLAATRRTEDDVRALEAALAGRRAAGDADDAAFVDADIALHAAVVAAAHNPVLTDLFTRFVPALRRGLIDMLGLLALRATEPDHGDAGHAALVDAVRTGDADRAGGILRGELAGTLERLRTV, from the coding sequence ATGTCACCGAGCGGATCCGGCGGTCTCGGAGTCCTGCGGCCGTCACCGCTGGTCGAGCAGGCCACCGAGCGGCTGCGGGAGCAGATCACCGGCGGCGCCTGGCCGGTGGGCACGAAGCTGCCCGGCGAGACCACGCTCGCCGCGTCCCTGGGGGTCGGCCGCTCCACCGTCCGCGAGGCCCTCCGGGCGCTCGCCGGGGCCGGCCTCGTCCAGGCGCGCCAGGGCGCCGGTGTCTTCGTCATCGCGACCGAGGCCCAGGAGGACTGGGCCACCCAGCTGCGCCGGGCCGCCGTCACCGACGTCTACGAGGTCCGCATGCTCATCGAGGTCGAGGCCGCCCAACTCGCCGCGACCCGGCGCACCGAGGACGACGTGCGCGCCCTGGAAGCCGCCCTGGCCGGGCGGCGCGCGGCCGGGGACGCGGACGACGCCGCGTTCGTCGACGCCGACATCGCCCTGCACGCCGCCGTCGTCGCCGCCGCGCACAACCCCGTACTGACCGACCTGTTCACCCGGTTCGTCCCCGCCCTGCGCCGGGGCCTCATCGACATGCTCGGCCTCCTCGCCCTGCGCGCCACCGAACCGGACCACGGCGACGCGGGGCACGCCGCTCTGGTGGACGCCGTCAGGACGGGCGACGCGGACCGCGCGGGCGGCATCCTGCGGGGCGAACTGGCGGGGACCCTGGAGCGGTTGCGGACGGTGTGA